Proteins from one Ictidomys tridecemlineatus isolate mIctTri1 unplaced genomic scaffold, mIctTri1.hap1 Scaffold_174, whole genome shotgun sequence genomic window:
- the LOC144372844 gene encoding uncharacterized protein LOC144372844, translating to MPTPTLPLPYLAAREQPPQRGGGRTQNEAAVAGTRTEVAAGTMQQQQGEAAEVAPAPLAATPTLTPMPTLTPTPTPPSLFLTSQQEGSSRHSEAAAGQRQRRRGRTEAAAAGPRRRRQDRGGSGRNAKPLKSPPAPLAATPTLTPTPTQPSLFLTSEQEGSSRHSEAAAGQRQRRRGRTEAAAAGPRRRRQDRGGSGRNAKPLKSPPAPLAATPTLTPTPTQPSLFLTL from the coding sequence aTGCCGACCccgaccctccctcttccttacctcgcGGCAAGGGAGCAGCCGCCACAgcgaggcggcggcaggacccAGAACGAGGCGGCGGTGGCAGGAACGAGAACAGAGGTGGCGGCAGGAACaatgcagcagcagcaaggcGAGGCCGCTGAAGTCGCCCCCGCCCCCCTGGCTGCCACACCCACGCTGACCCCCATGCCGACGCTGACCCCCACGCCGAccccaccctccctcttccttacctcgcAGCAAGAAGGAAGCAGCCGCCACAGCGAGGCGGCGGCAGGACAGAGACAGAGGCGGCGCGGCAGgaccgaggcggcggcggcaggaccgaggcggcggcggcaggaccgaggCGGCAGCGGCAGGAACGCGAAGCCGCTGaagtcgccccccgcccccctggctgccacccccacgctgacccccacgccgacccaaccctccctcttccttacctcgGAGCAAGAAGGAAGCAGCCGCCACAGCGAGGCGGCGGCAGGACAGAGACAGAGGCGGCGCGGCAGgaccgaggcggcggcggcaggaccgaggcggcggcggcaggaccgaggCGGCAGCGGCAGGAACGCGAAGCCGCTGaagtcgccccccgcccccctggctgccacccccacgctgacccccacgccgacccaaccctccctcttccttaccttgtag